Proteins encoded together in one Papaver somniferum cultivar HN1 unplaced genomic scaffold, ASM357369v1 unplaced-scaffold_117, whole genome shotgun sequence window:
- the LOC113329683 gene encoding uncharacterized protein LOC113329683: MDVDEEYGNPKDLLTDHNPNRWKILVDGSSNGEGNGIGIVFISPKGVRIAYSFRLEFASTNNETEYEAVVHALRIAIEMQIKEARITSDSQLVIRQIEDSYSTNESSLQKYKKLVLELATQIKRVSWRHIGIKDNRFAYALAFIPSMLVDPVERELKIQTLFWPSVKKKEEEQKDVDAMIAENIPYEQIEEEDWRTELRLYLEKGDIPRNRLEAHKLRSCATNYELRDGIKILKALHDGDAGNHRGGRSLAYKARIQGYYWAYMHEDAKQVSRRCEECQRHGKRIHAPGAMLNNSVYAWPFGRLGIDIVGPFIPGTGQRRYLIFATDYFTKWAEVKALQHIRDKDIFTFIFENIICRFGIPAQLVSDNGKQFEGENIEILLNAFKIQCGKSTPLYPQSNGQVEATNKTIADNLKKKL, from the exons atggatgttgatgaagaatatggAAATCCAAAGGATCTACTGACAGATCATAATCCAAATAGGTGGAAAATATTAGTCGATGGATCGtctaatggagaaggaaatggaatcggaattgtattcatttcaccaaAGGGGGTGCGAATAGCTTACTCTTTCaggttggaattcgcatccacaaacaatgaaactgaatatgaagcagtaGTCCATGCGTTAAGAATAGCAATTGAAATGCAGATAAAAGAAGCcagaataactagtgattcacAATTGGTAATTCGACAAATTGAAGATTCATATAGTACCAATGAGTCATCTTTACAAAAATATAAGAAGTTAGTATTAGAATTGGCAACACAAATCAAAAGAGTAAGTTGGAGACACATCGGTATAAAAGATAATAGATTCGCATACGCATTGGCCTTTATTCCTTCCATGTTAGTAGATCCAGTGGAGCGAGAATTGAAAATCCAAACACTCTTCTGGCCTTCcgtaaagaaaaaagaagaagaacaaaaagatgTGGATGCGATGATAGCAGAAAACATtccatatgaacaaattgaagaagaagattggagaactGAGCTTCGTTTATACTTGGAAAAGGGAGACATACCGAGAAACAGATTAGAGGCTCATAAATTAAGAAGTTGTGCGACAAACTATGAGTTAAGAGATG GTATAAAAATTTTAAAGGCGCTACACGATGGAGATGCTGGAAATCATAGAGGAGGAAGATCGCTAGCATACAAAGCGAGAATACAAGGGTATTATTGGGCAtatatgcacgaagatgcaaagcaAGTGTCAAGGAGATGTGAAGAATGCCAGCGTCATGGGAAAAGAATACACGCACCAGGAGCAATGTTAAATAACTCGGTATATGCATGGCCATTCGGAAGGTTGGGAATTGATATAGTTGGTCCATTTATACCAGGTACCGGACAAAGAAGGTATCTTATTTTCGCAacggattatttcacaaaatgggcaGAAGTAAAAGCATTACAACATATTCGTGATAAAGATATCTTCACGTTCATATTTGAGAATATAATCTGCAGATTTGGCATCCCAGCTCAGTTAGTGTCTGACAATGGAAAACAGTTTGAAGGAGAAAACATAGAAAtcttacttaatgcatttaaaatCCAGTGTGGAAAGTCTACCCCTTTATACCCGCAGAGTAATGGACAAGTAGAGGCAACAAACAAGACGATCGCAGACAATTTGAAAAAGAAGCTATAA
- the LOC113329682 gene encoding F-box/kelch-repeat protein At3g23880-like, with translation MKTLGVELDDSNQLGTLMRENTQTATMENLSSDIIQEIFTRLPIKSVLQCRKVCRFWRYLLGKPKTGMLFADFPKYYSLVDLYYGEPPWEIVNFNPNEASEYFNKIVTQLSNVDTKFYSFRLIGSCNGLVCYKACDPNFGHVMYIFNPITGERIRVQDMSVDEYFQCVGFGYCHSTDEYKVVRIRYLENGKDCIQVYTLGDGNGWRDIKEIDYTSYMFQGFGVFANGALHWLDERSNFDIVAFNLTDGILRSLPSPPCHIPVGSYYNINLGSLGGNLYLCLRYIKRGEHMTDIWVFKKRNMNNCRRGTRINERTCFNSFTWIKVFSRKWESSLTQKCQLLSLSKSEILLWKNGSLMSCDPKDKTSKIIWYVEGPRPEVQLIPHMNSLVSLKDLGEELVDC, from the coding sequence ATGAAAACCCTAGGTGTAGAACTAGACGACAGTAATCAATTGGGAACTTTGATGCGGGAGAATACGCAGACTGCAACAATGGAGAATTTGAGTTCTGATATCATACAAGAAATATTTACTCGATTACCTATCAAATCCGTTTTACAATGCAGAAAAGTATGCAGATTCTGGCGATATCTGTTGGGGAAACCCAAGACAGGTATGCTTTTCGCAGATTTTCCTAAATATTACAGTCTTGTCGATCTCTACTACGGAGAACCACCGTGGGAGATTGTTAATTTTAATCCCAACGAGGCATCTGAATATTTTAACAAGATAGTTACACAGTTAAGCAATGTAGATACTAAGTTTTATTCCTTCAGGTTGATTGGTTCTTGCAATGGTTTAGTATGTTACAAAGCTTGTGACCCCAATTTCGGTCATGTTATGTATATTTTCAATCCGATCACTGGTGAACGGATTCGTGTTCAAGATATGAGTGTTGATGAATATTTTCAGTGTGTTGGATTCGGGTATTGTCACTCCACtgatgagtacaaggttgttaggATTCGCTACTTAGAAAACGGTAAAGACTGCATCCAAGTATACACTCTTGGTGATGGGAACGGGTGGAGAGACATAAAAGAAATTGACTATACTTCCTATATGTTTCAGGGTTTTGGCGTTTTTGCTAATGGGGCTCTTCATTGGTTAGATGAAAGATCTAACTTTGATATTGTAGCCTTCAATTTAACAGATGGAATATTGCGATCTCTCCCATCGCCACCATGTCATATTCCTGTTGGTTCCTATTATAACATTAATCTTGGGTCGCTTGGAGGAAATCTGTACTTGTGTCTTCGTTACATAAAACGAGGTGAACATATGACGGATATATGGGTATTCAAGAAGAGAAATATGAACAATTGCCGACGTGGTACTCGTATAAATGAGCGTACCTGCTTTAACTCTTTTACTTGGATCAAGGTGTTCAGCAGAAAATGGGAATCAAGCTTAACCCAGAAATGTCAACTATTATCCCTATCAAAGAGTGAAATTCTGCTATGGAAAAATGGCTCCCTCATGTCTTGTGACCCTAAAGATAAAACTTCAAAGATAATATGGTATGTTGAAGGTCCACGACCGGAGGTTCAATTGATTCCGCATATGAACAGCCTTGTTTCGTTGAAAGATCTCGGAGAAGAGCTGGTTGATTGCTAA
- the LOC113329931 gene encoding probable mediator of RNA polymerase II transcription subunit 37c translates to MAEKVAGEAAIGIDLGTTYSCVGVWQNDRVEIIANDQGNRTTPSYVAFTDTERLIGDAAKNQAAANPINTVFDVKRLIGRKIGDSTVQSDMKLWPFKVIAGKGEKPMVQVNYKGKDVEFSAEEVSSMVLVKMREIAETYLGSSVKNAVVTVPAYFSDSQRQATKDAGAIAGLNVMRIINEPTAAAIAYGLDKKAGNAGAKNVLIFDLGGGTFDVSILTIEEGMFEVKSTAGDTHLGGEDFDNRMVSFFVQEFKKKHKKDISENPRALRRLRTSCERAKRTLSSTTQTTIEIDSFYEDIDFHTSVTRAKFEQLNMDLFQKCMEPVQKCLKDAEMDKKTIQEIVLVGGSTRIPKVQSLLQDYFNGKELCKNINPDEAVAYGAAVQAAILSGESNEKVQDLVLLDVTPLSLGIETVGGVMNVVIPRNTSIPNRKQKNDFTTTENGQTVVKIRVYEGERAKTSENNLLGKFKLEGIPPQPRGTPKISVLFDIDSNGILNVSAKDTTSGSSSKITITNSKGRLSKEEIEKLVQEAEKYQAEDEEHKKKVESRNAFENYIYDVRNAVEGAEGNIATKAKKKIEEAISEAFEWLDINQVADVSQVEAKMEKLESLCDLYLRN, encoded by the exons ATGGCAGAGAAGGTAGCAGGAGAAGCAGCAATAGGAATAGATTTAGGAACAACCTATTCATGTGTTGGAGTATGGCAGAATGACCGTGTTGAAATCATAGCTAACGATCAAGGGAACAGAACTACACCTTCTTATGTTGCTTTTACTGATACTGAACGTTTGATTGGTGATGCTGCTAAGAATCAAGCTGCGGCAAATCCTATCAACACCGTTTTTG ATGTGAAACGTTTGATTGGTAGGAAGATCGGCGATAGCACTGTTCAGAGTGATATGAAGCTTTGGCCCTTCAAGGTCATTGCTGGCAAAGGCGAGAAACCCATGGTTCAAGTCAATTACAAAGGAAAAGATGTAGAGTTTTCAGCTGAAGAAGTCTCTTCCATGGTTCTTGTTAAGATGCGAGAAATTGCTGAAACTTATCTTGGTTCAAGTGTTAAGAATGCTGTTGTGACAGTCCCTGCTTACTTTAGTGATTCACAGCGACAAGCTACCAAGGATGCTGGAGCCATTGCTGGCCTTAATGTAATGCGCATCATTAATGAACCTACAGCTGCTGCCATTGCATACGGTCTTGATAAGAAGGCTGGTAATGCTGGTGCAAAAAATGTTCTTATCTTTGATCTGGGTGGGGGTACTTTTGATGTTTCGATACTCACCATCGAGGAGGGTATGTTTGAAGTCAAGTCTACAGCTGGGGATACCCATCTCGGAGGAGAGGACTTTGATAACAGGATGGTTAGTTTCTTCGTTCAAGAGTTCAAAAAGAAGCATAAAAAGGACATCAGTGAGAACCCAAGGGCTCTCAGGAGGTTGAGGACATCATGTGAGAGGGCAAAGAGGACTCTCTCATCCACAACTCAGACAACCATTGAGATTGATTCTTTctatgaagatattgattttcatACATCAGTTACTCGCGCTAAATTCGAACAATTGAACATGGATCTATTCCAGAAATGTATGGAACCTGTTCAGAAGTGTTTGAAGGATGCTGAAATGGACAAGAAGACAATCCAGGAAATTGTGCTCGTAGGTGGATCCACTAGAATTCCCAAGGTTCAGTCTCTATTGCAGGATTATTTTAATGGGAAGGAACTCTGCAAGAACATCAACCCTGATGAAGCTGTGGCTTATGGTGCTGCTGTGCAAGCTGCTATTCTGAGTGGCGAGAGTAATGAGAAGGTGCAGGACCTGGTTTTACTTGATGTCACCCCTCTTTCTCTTGGTATCGAAACAGTTGGAGGTGTTATGAATGTGGTTATTCCTAGGAACACCAGCATTCCCAACAGGAAGCAAAAGAACGACTTCACTACAACTGAGAATGGACAAACGGTTGTGAAGATTCGGGTGTATGAGGGTGAGAGAGCTAAAACCAGCGAAAACAACTTGTTgggcaagttcaagttagaaggAATTCCTCCACAACCTCGTGGTACTCCAAAGATCTCTGTACTTTTTGATATCGATTCAAATGGTATACTGAATGTATCTGCCAAGGACACTACAAGTGGGAGCTCAAGTAAGATCACCATTACAAACAGCAAGGGAAGGTTGTCTAAGGAAGAGATTGAGAAGTTGGTTCAGGAAGCTGAGAAATaccaagccgaagacgaagaacataagaAGAAAGTGGAGTCTAGGAATGCCTTTGAAAACTACATATACGACGTGAGAAACGCAGTCGAAGGTGCAGAAGGCAATATAGCAACAAAAGCtaagaagaagattgaagaggcaATCAGTGAGGCATTTGAGTGGCTCGATATCAATCAGGTTGCTGACGTAAGCCAGGTCGAGGCAAAGATGGAGAAGCTGGAGAGCCTATGTGATCTTTATCTGCGTAACTAA